In Desulfovibrio sp. 86, the following proteins share a genomic window:
- a CDS encoding penicillin-binding transpeptidase domain-containing protein, whose protein sequence is MFKFSSRKGNRHTDAPRAEKTVRPANRARANVSEGKARFAWTEKVDWGRVRIRLVVVIFCLLWTGLWGRAWYLQMIEGPRLAERARRQHMASELVTGRRGMILDRNGQVLARSIEARSVYARPQEIEDFQAMANTLGPILGIEPKKLYDELSQTKRRFVWIKRKVDDYTAEAVHKTNLAGIGLSKEYDRVYPFKHMAGQVLGFVGLDDKGLEGIERSMESRLGCIPTRQIVQRDAMGRRFYLHEEGQSEPRGEDLTLTIDVQMQFIVEEAVARAVREYDARWGGAIVVDVPSGEIMAWAQYPFFNPNTYKDASPLVYRNRMAADALEPGSTFKPFVMATAIQEKKITGNTAIDCESGRWETKNFTIRDTSRQGVLPANKVLRYSSNIGMAKIGLMIGVPTFHKYLQALGFGQRTSVPVSDSRGILRIPRDWSEVDIMSTSFGQSISVTGLQMAQAYLTLLNNGVYKSLTLTRDENNVEETHQRVFSQSTAREVMRMMRDVVEENDGTGKRARIEGVEVGGKTGTAQKADHRAGTYGSKRLASFVGFFPADKPKYLILVMVDEPTRNQYGGVVAAPVFKEIASRTLTFTGLVTDSKVAKVEESPAAAPASGRRRGLKLASLDIPYVADAIKKEDAPAQDQGMRLPGHLAKAGSRVPDVMGKSVRNAVELFARAGVVPELKGSGSRVVKQTPAPGSVWPEEENKAEYILWLSER, encoded by the coding sequence ATGTTCAAATTCTCTTCCCGCAAGGGCAATAGGCACACGGATGCCCCAAGAGCAGAAAAAACAGTCCGTCCCGCCAACCGCGCACGGGCCAATGTTTCTGAGGGGAAGGCGCGTTTTGCCTGGACGGAAAAGGTAGATTGGGGCCGCGTACGCATCAGGCTCGTCGTGGTCATTTTTTGCCTGCTGTGGACTGGCCTGTGGGGCCGTGCCTGGTATCTTCAGATGATTGAGGGGCCGCGCCTGGCCGAACGCGCGCGTCGGCAGCACATGGCCTCTGAACTGGTCACCGGACGCCGTGGCATGATCCTCGACCGCAACGGCCAGGTTCTTGCCCGCAGTATTGAAGCGCGTTCCGTGTATGCGCGTCCGCAGGAAATTGAAGACTTTCAGGCCATGGCCAATACCCTTGGCCCCATTTTAGGTATTGAGCCCAAAAAACTTTATGACGAGCTTTCGCAGACTAAACGCCGCTTTGTCTGGATAAAGCGCAAGGTGGACGACTACACCGCCGAGGCGGTGCACAAGACCAATCTTGCAGGCATCGGCCTGTCAAAAGAGTATGACCGCGTGTACCCCTTCAAGCACATGGCCGGGCAGGTGCTTGGCTTTGTGGGCCTGGACGACAAGGGGCTTGAAGGCATCGAGCGCTCTATGGAATCCCGCCTGGGTTGCATTCCCACCAGGCAGATCGTGCAGCGTGACGCCATGGGCCGTCGTTTTTACCTGCATGAAGAAGGGCAGAGCGAACCGCGCGGCGAAGACCTTACCCTGACCATTGACGTGCAGATGCAGTTCATCGTGGAAGAGGCCGTGGCCCGCGCCGTTCGTGAGTATGACGCGCGCTGGGGCGGGGCCATCGTGGTGGACGTGCCTTCTGGCGAAATAATGGCCTGGGCGCAGTATCCTTTCTTTAACCCCAACACCTACAAGGACGCGAGTCCGCTGGTCTACCGCAACCGCATGGCGGCTGACGCGCTGGAGCCTGGTTCCACGTTCAAGCCCTTTGTCATGGCCACAGCCATCCAGGAAAAAAAGATCACCGGGAATACGGCCATTGATTGCGAAAGCGGCAGGTGGGAAACAAAGAATTTCACCATCCGTGACACGTCGCGGCAGGGCGTGCTGCCCGCCAACAAGGTACTGCGCTATTCGTCAAACATCGGTATGGCGAAAATCGGGCTCATGATCGGCGTGCCCACGTTTCACAAATATTTGCAGGCGCTCGGCTTTGGTCAGCGCACCAGCGTGCCTGTGTCCGACAGCCGGGGCATTTTGCGCATTCCTCGTGACTGGAGCGAAGTGGACATTATGTCCACATCATTTGGGCAGAGTATTTCGGTCACGGGTCTGCAAATGGCTCAGGCCTATCTTACTCTGCTGAATAACGGCGTGTACAAGTCGCTGACGCTTACCCGCGACGAAAATAATGTGGAAGAAACGCACCAGCGGGTCTTTTCGCAATCCACCGCGCGCGAAGTCATGCGCATGATGCGCGACGTGGTGGAAGAAAACGACGGCACAGGCAAGCGCGCACGCATTGAAGGCGTCGAGGTAGGAGGCAAGACCGGCACGGCGCAGAAGGCCGACCATCGCGCCGGAACCTACGGCAGCAAACGCCTGGCCTCCTTTGTGGGCTTCTTCCCGGCGGACAAGCCCAAATACCTTATCCTTGTCATGGTGGACGAACCCACGCGCAACCAGTACGGCGGCGTGGTGGCGGCCCCTGTGTTCAAGGAAATCGCCAGCCGCACCCTGACCTTTACGGGCCTTGTGACTGATTCCAAGGTCGCCAAGGTTGAAGAAAGTCCCGCCGCCGCTCCTGCTTCTGGACGCAGGCGCGGGCTCAAACTGGCCAGTCTTGATATTCCCTACGTGGCCGACGCCATCAAAAAGGAAGATGCGCCCGCTCAGGATCAGGGCATGCGCCTGCCCGGCCATCTGGCCAAGGCGGGTAGTCGGGTGCCCGATGTTATGGGCAAGTCCGTGCGCAACGCTGTGGAGCTGTTTGCCAGGGCCGGGGTAGTACCCGAACTCAAGGGATCGGGCAGCCGCGTCGTCAAGCAGACCCCAGCCCCCGGTTCGGTCTGGCCTGAAGAAGAAAACAAGGCTGAATACATCCTGTGGCTTTCGGAACGGTAG
- a CDS encoding ArsR/SmtB family transcription factor: protein MQTKQATKIFEALSSDVRLDLFRLLVKHAPDGLVQGDIAKELDIPSTNLSFHLKAIVHSGLVDVEREGRFMRYKANIPLMLDIVGYLTEECCSGNPEACQRFRDASPVSGILPKRVD, encoded by the coding sequence ATGCAAACGAAACAAGCAACCAAAATCTTTGAGGCGCTTTCTTCCGACGTGCGCCTGGACTTATTCAGGCTACTGGTCAAACACGCGCCTGACGGCCTTGTGCAAGGCGATATTGCCAAAGAGCTTGATATTCCTTCGACCAATCTTTCCTTTCACCTCAAGGCCATTGTGCATAGCGGACTGGTGGACGTGGAACGGGAAGGTCGGTTTATGCGTTACAAGGCCAATATCCCGCTGATGCTGGATATTGTGGGCTATCTGACGGAAGAATGCTGTTCCGGCAACCCGGAGGCTTGCCAAAGGTTCAGGGATGCAAGCCCGGTGAGTGGCATCCTGCCCAAGCGTGTTGATTGA
- a CDS encoding division/cell wall cluster transcriptional repressor MraZ → MQKLFIKSLSRSLDPKGRLMLPPEYRDGLYAEGGTGAFWLTAYYGRLVAYLPDDWEKITEQLSRIPMPSPRLSHFKTKVMGLAQEMLPDAQGRVRIPQSLMREAALQKDVMLVGMRSKFEIWDQTRFDALELEDVSDELAASGVTISL, encoded by the coding sequence GTGCAAAAGCTCTTCATAAAAAGTCTCTCCCGCAGCCTAGACCCCAAGGGTCGTCTTATGCTGCCGCCGGAATACCGGGACGGACTTTATGCTGAAGGGGGCACGGGCGCTTTCTGGCTTACCGCTTACTATGGCCGCCTTGTGGCCTATCTGCCTGACGACTGGGAAAAAATCACTGAACAGTTGAGCCGTATTCCCATGCCTTCTCCCCGTCTTTCGCACTTTAAAACCAAGGTCATGGGTCTTGCGCAGGAAATGCTGCCCGACGCCCAAGGCCGGGTGCGCATTCCGCAATCCCTCATGCGTGAAGCAGCCCTTCAGAAGGACGTCATGCTGGTGGGTATGCGCAGTAAATTTGAAATTTGGGATCAGACCCGCTTTGACGCCCTGGAGCTTGAAGACGTCTCTGACGAGCTTGCAGCCAGCGGTGTGACAATCAGCCTCTAG
- a CDS encoding helix-turn-helix domain-containing protein, with translation MKNPLNSAARLNFQHVLRRYRLAAGLTQEQLSEKMGISLGYLCTLEVGRKWPHLDMLFIIAKALNVRPSELIAALEDELGFNVTKS, from the coding sequence ATGAAAAATCCTCTTAATTCAGCAGCACGACTAAATTTTCAGCATGTTTTACGCCGGTATCGGCTAGCGGCAGGGCTGACACAAGAACAGTTATCCGAAAAAATGGGCATAAGTCTTGGCTACCTTTGCACACTGGAAGTCGGCAGGAAATGGCCCCATCTCGACATGCTTTTCATCATTGCGAAAGCGTTGAATGTTCGTCCGTCCGAATTGATAGCCGCCCTGGAAGATGAGTTGGGCTTTAACGTCACGAAATCCTAA
- a CDS encoding HD-GYP domain-containing protein, producing MAESARIAKEVPQNINEEYYQISGEILSSFPKYRPPVDLFSFREDIMVLAPYCKKETRLTNEQVEEVARLCDKGDLFVARSDHHIYSHHIVKQLDLVLQDKNLKEAEIADICIRALFLRYTEFDSQPIKALFEPLYRDIMVITEYLWADRHRINTFMRRLFRKHQPARHAINTMSVGLWLWMQVGGEYRRKDLDRMALALLLHDVGMSKVPAFLLNKPGPLKPEEREKILPHPLVGIKLMHKMDVSFEELVRACYEHHERMDGSGYPQHLKGNQISRVGRITAIADSFSAMISHRSYSEAKEPLAAAKELSGDARYDGEFSNLLLSGFASGNIGQMVDMDQAVDTPL from the coding sequence ATGGCCGAAAGCGCACGGATTGCAAAAGAGGTTCCCCAGAATATTAACGAGGAGTACTACCAGATAAGCGGCGAAATTCTTTCGAGTTTTCCCAAATACCGCCCGCCGGTGGACCTTTTCAGCTTTCGTGAAGACATCATGGTGCTGGCGCCGTATTGCAAAAAAGAAACGCGCCTGACCAACGAACAGGTTGAGGAGGTGGCCCGTCTTTGCGACAAGGGCGATCTTTTTGTGGCGCGCTCAGACCACCACATTTATTCGCACCATATCGTCAAACAGCTTGACCTTGTTTTGCAGGACAAAAACCTCAAAGAAGCCGAAATCGCCGATATCTGCATCCGTGCGCTGTTTCTTCGCTATACCGAATTCGACAGTCAGCCCATAAAGGCCCTTTTTGAGCCTCTGTACCGTGACATCATGGTAATCACGGAATACCTGTGGGCAGACAGACACCGCATCAACACGTTCATGCGGCGGCTGTTCCGCAAGCATCAGCCCGCCCGCCATGCCATAAACACCATGAGTGTCGGACTCTGGCTGTGGATGCAGGTTGGTGGAGAATACAGGCGCAAAGACCTTGACCGCATGGCGCTCGCCCTTTTGCTGCACGATGTGGGCATGAGCAAGGTTCCAGCCTTTCTGCTCAACAAGCCCGGCCCACTCAAGCCCGAAGAGCGGGAAAAAATTTTGCCCCACCCGCTTGTGGGCATCAAACTTATGCACAAAATGGACGTAAGTTTTGAAGAACTGGTGCGGGCCTGCTATGAACACCACGAGCGCATGGACGGCTCCGGATACCCACAGCATCTGAAGGGAAATCAGATCAGCCGGGTGGGGCGCATCACGGCCATTGCAGACTCCTTTTCGGCCATGATCAGTCACAGGTCATACAGCGAAGCCAAAGAGCCTCTTGCCGCCGCCAAAGAGCTGTCTGGCGATGCCCGGTATGACGGGGAGTTCTCGAACTTGCTCCTCTCGGGTTTTGCTTCAGGCAATATTGGCCAAATGGTGGATATGGATCAGGCTGTGGACACCCCGCTTTAA
- a CDS encoding thioredoxin family protein, with product MEIKVFGPGCARCTETENLVKEVAAAKGGNITVQKVSDLKEMMAAGVMSTPAVTVDGVVKSTGKIPSKEEIAAWIDGAGGSAAPGASGGCCCGGKC from the coding sequence ATGGAAATAAAAGTATTCGGCCCCGGCTGCGCCCGCTGCACGGAAACGGAAAATCTGGTGAAAGAAGTGGCTGCGGCCAAGGGCGGCAATATCACAGTGCAAAAAGTGTCCGACCTGAAAGAAATGATGGCGGCGGGCGTGATGTCTACCCCGGCTGTGACTGTTGATGGCGTGGTGAAATCAACGGGAAAAATTCCAAGCAAAGAAGAAATCGCGGCTTGGATTGACGGCGCTGGCGGTTCGGCTGCTCCCGGTGCATCCGGTGGTTGCTGCTGCGGTGGTAAGTGCTGA
- a CDS encoding permease gives MMDTEKMGCCCSGQTPTPVASSEGWNRKYLAMIASLAVLWWLAYSYILPASHWLVFGLFGMNPESHLGASLEFFIYDTVKILLLLVALIYGIAWIRASLNVERVRDYLAGKRRGLGYFLGALFGSVTPFCSCSSIPLFLGFTTARIPIGITMSFLITSPLINEIAVVLLWGLLGWKFTVIYVLVGMAAGIIGGFFMNNIRAERWLQPFIIEAMNNAPAHQYVSESGEVQKLTVRQRHVFAYGEMTSIFKRVWKWVIIGVGIGAALHGFVPENWFAENLGAGEWWSVPVAVLVAIPLYSNVTGIVPVMESLLVKGLPIGTTMAFCMSAVAASIPEVMMLRQIMTIKLQAAFIGYLWVIFTLVGWLFNILGPYIV, from the coding sequence ATGATGGATACTGAAAAGATGGGTTGTTGCTGTTCCGGGCAGACCCCGACCCCTGTGGCAAGCTCAGAAGGCTGGAATCGGAAATATTTGGCAATGATAGCGTCGCTGGCCGTGCTCTGGTGGCTGGCTTACAGCTATATTCTCCCGGCTTCACACTGGCTGGTTTTCGGGCTGTTCGGTATGAATCCTGAATCGCATCTCGGCGCTTCCTTGGAATTTTTCATCTACGATACGGTGAAAATTCTTCTGCTACTGGTGGCGCTGATTTACGGCATTGCCTGGATACGCGCCTCGCTGAATGTGGAACGTGTGCGCGATTATCTTGCCGGAAAACGGCGCGGCCTTGGGTATTTCCTCGGTGCTCTGTTCGGGTCGGTCACACCGTTTTGCTCCTGTTCCAGTATTCCGCTCTTTCTCGGTTTCACTACGGCACGAATCCCTATTGGCATCACCATGTCATTCCTGATTACTTCGCCGCTTATCAACGAAATCGCCGTTGTGTTGCTGTGGGGGCTGCTCGGCTGGAAATTCACGGTAATTTATGTGCTTGTAGGCATGGCGGCGGGAATCATCGGCGGCTTTTTTATGAACAACATCAGGGCGGAACGCTGGCTGCAACCGTTCATAATTGAAGCCATGAACAACGCCCCCGCGCATCAGTATGTCAGCGAGAGCGGCGAAGTGCAAAAACTGACTGTCAGGCAGCGGCATGTATTCGCTTATGGAGAAATGACTTCTATCTTCAAGCGCGTCTGGAAGTGGGTCATTATCGGTGTGGGCATCGGTGCGGCGCTGCACGGTTTTGTGCCGGAAAACTGGTTTGCGGAAAATCTTGGAGCCGGTGAATGGTGGTCGGTTCCCGTGGCCGTATTGGTGGCGATTCCTCTTTATTCAAATGTGACGGGAATTGTGCCGGTTATGGAAAGTCTGCTGGTCAAGGGCTTGCCTATTGGTACGACAATGGCTTTCTGCATGAGTGCCGTAGCAGCCAGCATCCCGGAAGTGATGATGCTGCGACAGATTATGACCATCAAACTGCAAGCGGCTTTCATCGGCTATTTATGGGTGATTTTTACACTGGTGGGTTGGCTGTTCAACATTCTTGGCCCGTACATAGTTTAA
- the pyk gene encoding pyruvate kinase: MRTKIVATIGPASNSKEKLHELAEAGVSVFRLNFSHGSAADFVTIIQNIREVERALGRPITIMQDLSGPKIRLGIVPEGTIDVDKGMRLLLGPSASRTDEMPYLPFDHQVILESLDPGDRLVLADGGLQFIVQERRPDGLVLIEADNAGIVTSRKGLALPGKATKVRALTDKDKKDLADGLKLGVDAVAISYVQTADDVREAKELIAAAGQKLPVVVKLERQSAVDNLAEILAETDVVMVARGDLGVECPLPLLPALQKRIISACNKASKPVIVATQMLLSMVNSPAPTRAETTDVANAVLDGADCVMLSEETAMGNFPVETVRYMRRITDEAEKLLLINHRLEEPDADKGIPEFLAYSACLLADKAKAKAIVSHSLSGSSARQVSARRPPQQIYALTPDPVTVKALNFVWGVKPAFVARPQDEESHLIRAEHFIHTSDDFEPDDCIVITAGQVKGSSSTPRGTNLVKIYWK; this comes from the coding sequence ATGAGAACCAAAATTGTCGCAACCATAGGTCCCGCTTCAAACAGCAAAGAAAAATTGCATGAACTGGCTGAAGCTGGCGTCAGTGTTTTTCGCCTCAACTTTTCACACGGTTCGGCAGCGGATTTCGTCACCATCATACAAAACATACGTGAAGTGGAGCGTGCCCTCGGACGTCCCATCACCATCATGCAGGATCTTTCCGGTCCGAAAATCCGCCTTGGCATAGTGCCTGAAGGAACCATCGACGTGGACAAGGGCATGCGCCTTCTACTGGGCCCAAGCGCCAGCCGCACCGATGAAATGCCCTACCTGCCCTTTGACCATCAGGTCATTCTTGAAAGCCTCGACCCCGGCGACCGCCTTGTGCTGGCCGATGGCGGCCTTCAGTTCATCGTGCAGGAGCGCCGCCCCGACGGCCTTGTGCTGATTGAAGCCGACAACGCCGGCATCGTCACTTCCCGCAAGGGCCTGGCCCTGCCCGGCAAGGCCACCAAGGTGCGCGCCCTCACCGACAAGGACAAAAAAGACCTTGCGGACGGCCTCAAGCTCGGCGTGGACGCGGTAGCCATTTCCTACGTACAGACGGCTGACGATGTGCGCGAAGCCAAGGAGCTCATAGCCGCCGCCGGGCAGAAGCTGCCCGTTGTGGTCAAGCTTGAACGTCAGAGCGCCGTGGACAATCTGGCCGAAATTCTGGCTGAAACGGATGTGGTCATGGTGGCGCGCGGCGACCTTGGCGTAGAATGCCCGCTGCCCCTGCTGCCCGCCCTGCAAAAGCGCATCATCAGCGCCTGCAACAAGGCGTCCAAGCCCGTTATTGTGGCCACGCAGATGCTGCTTTCCATGGTGAACAGCCCCGCCCCCACACGCGCTGAAACCACTGACGTGGCCAACGCCGTGCTGGACGGAGCCGACTGCGTCATGCTCTCGGAAGAAACGGCCATGGGTAATTTTCCTGTTGAAACAGTGCGCTACATGCGGCGCATTACTGACGAAGCTGAAAAGCTGCTTTTGATTAATCACAGACTTGAAGAACCTGATGCCGACAAGGGAATTCCCGAATTTCTGGCATATTCCGCCTGCCTGCTGGCTGACAAGGCCAAGGCCAAGGCCATTGTTTCACACAGTCTTTCCGGCAGCTCTGCCCGTCAGGTTTCTGCCCGGCGTCCTCCACAGCAGATTTACGCCCTTACGCCCGACCCGGTGACCGTCAAGGCCCTGAACTTTGTCTGGGGCGTCAAGCCCGCCTTTGTGGCCAGGCCGCAGGATGAAGAAAGCCACCTTATCCGGGCCGAACATTTCATCCATACCAGCGATGATTTTGAACCGGACGACTGCATTGTCATCACAGCCGGCCAGGTCAAGGGCTCCTCCTCCACCCCAAGAGGCACCAACCTCGTCAAAATCTACTGGAAGTAG
- a CDS encoding DUF2254 domain-containing protein, whose protein sequence is MTNVKFTILALAKKIWPKVSAYALLGVLSALVAVIFKSYIPEELSKIVGSETAGNILTILASSMLAVTTFSLSTMVSAYGAATSNVTPRATRLITEDKTTQNALSTFLGTFLFSLVGIIALNMGLYEGGGRFILFVFTIVTVIFIVVTFIRWVDRLTTLGRVNETNGLIEKAATDAIKRRAHKPTYGCNRFETFPDVLPEWTDLQAESSGYLQYFDAKKISQLAEEHEVDVYVASTPGKYVTKGTLLALFTKKLTSESYREFCKCFTIADQRTFEQDPRFGLCVLAEVASRAMSPAVNDQGTAIDIVVRAGRVLEVYTVERKDEAAEFKRLWVPELCIDDLFQDAFNPVIRDAAASYEVQVRLQKTLVHLGSLGKDYRESAIKYSRIALQYGEAKLFLEEEKAELRRIASALGL, encoded by the coding sequence ATGACGAACGTAAAATTTACCATTCTGGCCTTGGCAAAAAAAATATGGCCCAAGGTTTCCGCCTACGCCCTGCTTGGTGTTCTGAGCGCCTTGGTAGCGGTGATTTTTAAAAGCTATATTCCCGAAGAGCTCAGTAAAATTGTCGGCTCTGAAACTGCCGGGAATATTTTGACTATACTGGCCTCAAGCATGCTGGCAGTGACTACGTTTTCCTTATCCACGATGGTTTCTGCCTATGGCGCGGCAACATCAAATGTAACACCCCGCGCCACAAGGCTTATCACAGAAGACAAAACAACCCAGAATGCCCTTAGCACCTTTCTAGGAACCTTCCTGTTCAGTCTGGTCGGGATTATCGCCTTGAACATGGGTTTGTATGAGGGCGGCGGAAGGTTTATCCTGTTCGTCTTTACCATCGTTACAGTCATCTTCATCGTGGTGACGTTCATCCGCTGGGTAGACAGGCTGACCACTCTGGGCAGGGTGAATGAAACCAACGGTCTTATTGAAAAAGCCGCTACCGATGCAATCAAGCGGCGCGCGCATAAACCAACCTATGGATGCAATCGGTTTGAAACTTTCCCTGATGTTTTACCGGAATGGACTGACTTACAAGCGGAATCCAGTGGCTATTTACAATATTTCGACGCCAAAAAAATTTCTCAACTCGCGGAGGAACATGAGGTCGATGTGTACGTTGCTAGCACGCCGGGCAAATATGTTACAAAAGGCACGCTGCTCGCTCTGTTCACCAAGAAACTTACATCTGAATCATATCGCGAATTCTGCAAATGTTTCACCATTGCAGACCAGCGCACCTTTGAACAAGACCCGCGCTTCGGCCTATGCGTCCTGGCGGAAGTAGCCTCACGGGCCATGTCTCCGGCAGTCAATGACCAGGGCACGGCTATTGACATTGTTGTCAGAGCAGGTCGTGTACTTGAAGTGTACACAGTTGAAAGGAAAGATGAAGCAGCTGAATTCAAGCGCCTTTGGGTACCCGAACTTTGCATTGACGATCTTTTTCAAGACGCTTTCAATCCGGTGATTCGGGATGCAGCCGCTTCTTACGAGGTTCAGGTACGGCTCCAGAAAACCCTTGTCCATCTTGGCAGCCTCGGGAAAGATTATAGGGAGTCAGCAATAAAATATTCCCGAATAGCGCTCCAATATGGCGAGGCAAAGCTGTTTCTGGAAGAAGAAAAAGCAGAACTCAGGCGCATTGCCAGTGCATTGGGCCTATAA
- the rsmH gene encoding 16S rRNA (cytosine(1402)-N(4))-methyltransferase RsmH produces the protein MMQTMHENAEQARHVPVLPVETLAALDPRAGGRYLDGTLGMGGHASAVLSSAPDIELCGLDRDEDALNFATQRLAAFGPRAHLFHCRYSDFAAALGELGWSKVDGALLDIGVSSFQLDEAGRGFSFYGDGPLDMRMDQSSGQPSAWHWVNRESFDKLKDCIATLGEEPQAGRIARAIVDARQKDPIDTTAQLAALVERAYPAAWRAKARRHPATRTFQALRMAVNDELGELQRFLDQILAYLPIGGRLAVITFHSLEDRMVKQAMRHWAEGCRCARHIPRCVCGHQPEVRILHKKPVQAGPDELAVNPRASSAKLRAVEKIAEASGS, from the coding sequence ATGATGCAGACCATGCACGAAAATGCGGAACAGGCACGCCATGTTCCTGTCCTGCCTGTGGAAACGCTGGCCGCGCTCGACCCGCGCGCAGGGGGACGCTATCTTGACGGCACCCTGGGAATGGGCGGGCATGCCAGCGCCGTGCTGTCGTCAGCCCCTGACATAGAATTGTGCGGCCTTGACCGCGATGAAGACGCCCTGAATTTTGCTACGCAGCGCCTGGCCGCTTTTGGTCCAAGGGCGCATCTGTTCCACTGCCGGTACAGCGACTTTGCCGCCGCCCTTGGCGAACTTGGCTGGAGCAAGGTGGATGGGGCCCTGCTGGATATCGGCGTTTCCTCTTTCCAGTTGGATGAAGCCGGACGCGGATTCAGTTTTTATGGCGATGGGCCGCTGGATATGCGTATGGACCAGAGTTCGGGACAGCCTTCGGCCTGGCATTGGGTAAACCGCGAAAGTTTCGACAAGCTCAAGGACTGCATCGCCACCCTTGGCGAAGAGCCGCAGGCGGGGCGTATCGCCCGCGCCATTGTGGACGCCAGACAGAAAGACCCCATAGACACCACCGCACAGCTGGCCGCCCTTGTGGAACGGGCCTATCCCGCAGCCTGGCGGGCCAAGGCCCGCCGCCATCCGGCCACGCGCACGTTTCAGGCTTTGCGCATGGCCGTCAATGACGAGCTCGGCGAATTGCAACGCTTTCTGGATCAGATTCTGGCCTATCTGCCTATTGGCGGGCGTTTGGCCGTGATTACGTTCCACTCGCTTGAAGACCGTATGGTCAAACAGGCTATGCGCCATTGGGCTGAAGGCTGCCGCTGTGCGAGGCATATCCCGCGTTGCGTGTGCGGCCACCAGCCTGAAGTGCGCATTCTGCATAAAAAACCCGTGCAGGCCGGGCCGGACGAGCTGGCCGTCAATCCCCGCGCCAGCAGCGCCAAGCTGCGGGCAGTGGAAAAAATAGCCGAGGCGTCAGGCTCGTGA